In Scyliorhinus canicula chromosome 27, sScyCan1.1, whole genome shotgun sequence, the following proteins share a genomic window:
- the sdhaf1 gene encoding succinate dehydrogenase assembly factor 1, mitochondrial, producing MVRHSKLQKQVLNLYKQFLRAAKAKPGFLPLIRDEFRKNSQIPRTDVMLIEYLLRRGQRQLDLVRKSNTKQLSAFTRSDPSKKLELRDMKDSP from the coding sequence ATGGTGAGACACAGCAAACTGCAGAAACAGGTCTTAAACCTTTACAAACAATTTCTCCGGGCGGCCAAGGCTAAACCGGGATTTTTGCCTCTGATCCGCGATGAATTTCGCAAAAACTCCCAGATACCCAGAACTGATGTGATGCTCATTGAGTACCTGCTGCGACGAGGGCAAAGGCAGCTGGATCTGGTGCGCAAGTCAAACACCAAACAGCTGTCAGCGTTCACCAGGTCAGACCCATCGAAGAAACTCGAGCTACGGGACATGAAAGACTCGCCTTGA